A single Vicugna pacos chromosome 15, VicPac4, whole genome shotgun sequence DNA region contains:
- the GKN2 gene encoding gastrokine-2, translating into MKILVIFLVVLAIFGTHGNEVYNIISPTNDGGQVQETMTIDNEKNTAIINIHEGSLSSTTIFDYKHGYIATRVLCRRACYILKMNHQAIPALDQLKRYIFERQTLNNMLSSKYIWVKYNPLQSLITDVSWFLFGSPIKHLCEHVPLYKGEVVEKTHYDSAKGCAKAGLRSIFDISICADLHI; encoded by the exons ATGAAAATCCTT GTGATATTTCTGGTGGTGTTGGCCATCTTTGGGACACATGGAAATGAG GTTTATAACATCATCAGCCCAACCAATGATGGTGGCCAAGTTCAGGAGACAATGACAAttgacaatgaaaaaaataccGCCATCATTAACATCCATGAAGGATCATTGTCCTCTACCACGATTTTTGACTATAAACAT GGCTACATCGCGACCAGGGTGCTCTGCCGAAGGGCCTGCTACATCCTGAAGATGAACCATCAAGCCATCCCTGCTCTGGACCAACTCAAACGGTACATCTTCGAGAGGCAG ACTCTGAACAACATGCTCTCCAGCAAATACATCTGGGTCAAGTACAACCCACTGCAGTCTCTGATCACAGATGTGAGCTGGTTCCTGTTTGGCTCGCCCATCAAGCACCTCTGTGAACACGTCCCCTTGTATAAGGGGGAAGTGGTTGAAAAGACAC ATTATGACAGTGCTAAAGGCTGTGCCAAGGCTGGGCTCCGGAGCATCTTTGACATTTCCATCTGCGCAGACCTTCACATTTAA